The DNA sequence ATTGTACATTTGCGCTCTTGGTTTCTATGTccgttttgtttttttggaattttttttaatctcttctcTTTTCTTACATAAAAGAATTCTACCTGATAATCCATTGCTCAGTCTGTGTCTTAAAGTTGGAGGGTGATGTCTaataactcagccttgtgtctttatatggtctcagaacaaccccttagtgacttctaatatccttatcatttacagtagggggtacattatcccttataatacatgagtgatactcagagttccctgtataactcagcctgcagccttgtgtctttatatggtcacagaacaacccctcagtgacttctaatatccttatcatttacagtatgggggtacattatcccttataatacatgagtgatactcagagttccctgtataactcagcctgcagccttgtgcctttatatggtcacagaacaaccctcagtgacttctaatatccttatcatttacagtagggggtacattatcccttataatacatgagtgatactcagagttccctgtataactcagcctgcagccttgtgcctttatatggtcacagaacaacccctcagtgacttctaatatccttatcatttacagtagggggtacattatcccttataatacatgagtgatactcagagttccctgtataactcagcctgcagccttgtgcctttatatggtcacagaacaacccctcagtgacttctaatatccttatcatttacagtagggggtacattatcccttataatacatgagtgatactcaagagttccctgtataactcagccttgtgtctttatatggtcacagaacaacccctcagttacttctaatatccttatttacagtagggggaggAAAGAATAGgaaagtcctatttattgtgctcaCTTCTAGGAAGGGTGTATAAtggcactttaaaaaaataaaataagacttGTGTTACCATCTACACTTGACAGGTAAATCACTAGTCCAAGCAGATTTATTTTCCCTGCTCCTGCAGGCAGACAACTGTCTGTATTGTGTGGCAGTTGGACAGCTGTCTGTACAGTCAATAGAAGCAGGACACATACATGTAAATTGCAGGGAGTTGTCCAACAGTCTCTAAACGTATTTATCCCTGCAGTGTTATTACAAAGAGACACCAGCAGGGGGAGCACTTTGTCTATAGAGTTAAAGCACAGCCGCAGACAGACCTCTGGCAAAGAACGCGACATGTTTGTCCTGGATCTTGTACTGATAGATTTCCGGCTGGTTTTTCCCCCGTTTCCCACTGGACACGGCCCCCCTGATGATCTTCAGCTGCAACGAGGCAAAAGAAAAATTCTATTAACCATAAGAATCTACTAACGTTCATATGAAAGGGCAGAGAATCCCAATGGGCATGAGTTGTCCCTACACAGAAATGAATCGTTAGCCCATGGGCTCGGCTAGAAGAGAAGAATGTCTCACTTTAACCCTTCCCTCACACCATTCCTTTCAGCACATGCCAGTACCATTATTACTGTCATTTATACAGACACTCACCTGCCCATGCACATCCTTACAGAATCCCGTGCTCAAACCCTCTGCCTGCAGAATCAGATGGCTCTGGTGGGACAGAGATCTCAGCACTAACTCATTCTCCTCATCCCCCGACTCCTCCGCTCCATGCACCAAGCACAGGACATTGCCCTGGGAAACATGGGGGAAAGGGTTAATCACACAGTCTAATCATGTGACACTGAAATCTAATAGGGTAACCAGATGGAGAGGAAGAGCAATGCCTGTTTGAGGGATATTGTTGGCCTAGGGGTGGACTGATGGGATCAGACAAAGACAGGAATGATATATTTTAGGCACAGGGTTTCCGTATCAGCCAATAGGTACTGGGGTTCCCTGACAGTAGAAATCTAAGTCTCCAAAGCACCAGATCCTTGTGTAGCCTTATCCTGTATGAAAGCGAAAGTATTATGCACCAACCACAAAATCAAATAACTCACAAAGTTCTCCCCCAAAAAGCAACAGAAGATAGCACTTGTTTTATCTCCAGGGGACAAGCACAAGATATTGTGGGGAAGCACATGGCCGTGCCCCCTATATCACCCACCTTGTACTGAGTGCAGACAGTGGCTCTACAGTAATGCATGAAGTCCAGCACCTGCAGAGAGGTCACCCCCAAACTGAGCAGCACACTGAGATCATCCAGGATCAGCACAGGACACTTCCACGactgaccagcagatggagcCAGCGCAGCACTCACAAAGCTGTATAAAGGTCTCAGGTCTGATCCTgccctgtgtaataataataataatataataatccgTGTATCAGATACGGAGCATTATCTCTCTGCACTGCGGAACTGCAGATTGTACCTTAGGAAACAGAGTGGGTTGGTTTCTTCTGCCTCCGACTTGTCCCCAAAAAGCAAATCTGTGTAAGATTTTAGTCCTTCCAGGAACACCAGCTGCCCCTCATCCTTAGCCGAACTCAGGTTAACGCCCTGCGGGGTGAAATGGGGAACATCAGTACCTGCAGCAGCACTAATTGGCACCCTAGTAGCACCCAGCATgattagaactagggatgcactgaatccactattttggattcggctgaacccccaaatcctttgcaaaagatttggccgaaaacCAAACCGAatcggtgggaaggggaaaacaatttttacttccttgttttgtgacaaaaagtcatgtgagttccctccctgcccctaatttgaatatgcaaatgagggttcggccaggcagaagtattcggccaaatctgaaaaaggctaaatcctggattctgtgcatctttAATTAGAACTATATCTTGGGCTACAGCCGCTTATGGGGAAACAAGGAATTGTAGCACAAAACTCTGGTTCAGGAAGTGGCTCAGAAATGACAATATTGGCCTAAAGCTGAAGCAGAATAACCCCCCGTATTGTCAGTAAATAGGAGACACTTACCAGCTTCTGGGCCACAATGTTGTAGTGACTGAACGACTGCACAAGGGCCACAAAGCAAACCCGGCACCCCGCTGTAAAACAGAACAACACAAGGGTCTCACATGTATAACAATTACACAATGTCACTCTCATTACAGGGAGGAACCAATGAGCTCACAATCTCATGCAATCACTCAAGTGCCTTAGCAGGGTgcttcacccttaagttaactcttagtatgttatgaactgaccttttttttatagttttaaattatttgccttcttctttcaacgctttcaaatacatatatacatacaatagcaAAGGGGAATTCTATGGACTCTACCCATGGATTTCCCAGGCAGCCctgctttagggtcagggcacatgctcagattcggagagattaatcgcctggcgacaaatctcctcttcttcgtggcgactttTCTCCCCAccgacaatttacattctagccggctggaaggcaattcggggagatttgtcacctgaagaaaaggagatttgtcgacgggcgTTTCGTTTCCCggagtcgcctcacgaggaaacttcagaaaatgaagcacacagagtgccatcctgtcgccaatttacattctagccaggggGAGGCAGtgcggggagtttagtcgccccgaagaagtggagatttgttgccgggtgactcatctccccgaatctgagcatgtgccctgaccctaaagcagctctgtgggggtcgccgactctttaagtgttctaattgatacatttcttatcattgtccccaaggcagctgttagaattgatacaatagttactgatactccagagatgctgctgagaaatggatcaactaattgttgtaaaattgtaacagaatctgctcccgaattactgagctgtcagactcagacacgaacattcaactttaaacttagattctggaaaaactgtaaaaataaataaataatggaaagtaattgaaaaaagtctatttctggggaacagtcAGATGAcaaatgaactggaaaaagtgtttggagggtgaacaacccctttaagcctggaGTCAACTGGAAACAGGAccatttgaaggggtggttcacctttaagttaacttttagtatgttatataatggccaattctaagcaacttttcaattggtcttcattttttcctttttagaatttttgaattatttgtctgactttccagctatcaaatgggggtcactgaccccatttaaaaaacaaatgctctgtaaggctacaaatatattgttattggtactttttattactcctctttctattgaggcctctcctattcatattccagcaaagcctggttgctatagtaaattggacgctagcaaccagattgtttttgatactgcaaactggagaagctgctgaatgaaaagcttaatgtctcaaaaaccacaaaaaaataaaaaccggttgtagcgagtgatattctgagacaagttacATGATAGTAACAGTTAAGACTAGTGGTAGTAAGAGTGGGATTGTACTTACCTCTCAGGTAGTAGGACAGGAAGTGATGGACAAGGAAGCTTCCGTCTGTATTAGAGTCACAGAGGAGAGTAAATTTACCCTGATGTATAATAAAGATGAAATAAAATtaggcaaactgcaacatttaacAAAAATCCTGTTTCATTGATTCAGTTCAGAGAAGAAACAGAATACGACAATTATATTATAGGAGCCTccctgcaggtctggactgaggcCCAATCTCCCAAGGTGAGAGGAGGAGGGATGTTGGGGACTTGGGGTCAGTGGGAGGAGTAGGAGGGTTGTTGGGGTGAGTGGGAGGAGGGTTGTTGgggtgaggaggaggagggatgtTGGGgtgagggggaggagggatgTTGGGGTGAGGGGGAGGAGAAATGTTGGGGTGAGTGGGAGGAGAAATGTTGGGGTGAGTGGGAGGAGAAATGTTGGGGTGAGTGGGAGGAGGAGGGTTGTTGGGGTGAGTGGGAGGAGGTGGAGAGATGGGGTGAGTGGGAGGAGAGATATTGGGATGAGTGGGAGGAGAGATGTTGGGGTGAGTGGGAGGAGAGATGTTGGGGTGAGTGGGAGGAGAGATGTTGGAGTGAGTGGGAGGAGAGATGTTGGGGTGAGTGGGAGGAGGAGGGTTGTTGGGGTGAGTGGGAGGAGAGATGTTggggtgaggaggaggaggagagatgTTGGGgtgagggggaggaggaggagagatgTTGGGGTGAGGAGGAGGGTTGTTGGGGTGAGTGGGAGGAGAGATGTTGGGGTGAGGGGGAGGAGAGATGTTGGGGTGAGGGGGAGGAGAGATGTTGGGGTGAGGGGGAGGAGAGATGTTGGGGTGAGGGGGAGGAGAGATGTTGGGGTGAGGGGAGGAGAGATGTTGGGGTGAGGGAGGAGGAGGGTTGTTGGGGTgagtgggaggaggaggaggagagatgTTGGGGTGAGGGGGAGGAGAGATGTTGGGGTGAGGAGGAGGGTTGTTGGGGTGAGTGGGAGGAGAGATGTTGGGGTGAGGGGGAGGAGAGATGTGGGGTGAGGGGGAGGAGAGATGTTGGGgtgagggggaggagggatgTTGGGgtgagggggaggagggatgTTGGGgtgagggggaggagggatgTTGGGGTGAGGGGAGGAGGGATGTTGGGGTGAGGGGGAGGAGAGATGTTGGGgtgagggggaggagggatgTTGGGgtgagggggaggagggatgTTGGGGTGAGGGAGGAGGGATGTTGGGgtgagggggaggagggatgTTGGGGTGAGGAGGGATGTTGGGGTGAGTGGGGGGAGGGATAACACAGGGGGTCTCACCAGTGTCAGGGTATCAGTAGTGACTCCCAACAGGCTGTTGAGCTCTGGGAACATGTTCTCGTCTCTCTGCAGCTCAATTAGACGCTCGGAGCCCCCGCACACGTGTTTGTCATGGAGATTGTGCAATTGGCGGTCGCTCTGGGCCTTTGACTTGTTCCGTTAGGGAAGTGAGACAATATTAGACGCACTGACTCACCATTAAACGTGCGAATGTAACTACAGACATATAAGACTGACACTACAAAATTAGCCGCCTCTGACAGCCATGTTTAGGTTGGCGGAAGTCCTTTCCAAATTCTATAAGATCAATTGGACGAGGAGCAAACCAATGAACGGACCGTTTAGATCAGCCAATAGCAACGCGTTAAACACTGAGCCTGTCGGAATGAGAGCGGCGGCGGAAGTCGGCAGAGTCAATTTACTTCCGGTGAAGCGGTGACTTCCTGAGAGCAAAGATGGCGGGGACCAGCCTGGTGGCGGGGGATGTTGTTGTGGACGCGCTGCCTTATTATGATCAGGGATATGACGCCCCGGGAGTGCGGGAAGcggtgagtgagtgagtgagtgagtgagtgagaacTGCCAGTGGCCCCGGGGTTGGGATTTCAGCAGGGCCCggggtgtgtgtgtgaggtaataATATGCAGATAATTCAGTATAAACAGTATTTGTCCTCCTGTAGCAGTAAAACTGCCCCTGTCCATGtgatgtgggagttgtagttgaacaataAATAAAGGTTTATATGTGGCTCTGCCCTGTATATAAATCTGCCTCAGTCTCAGGGCTGAACTACACGTTGCACCAGATCAACGggaaactgtataataaataacCAATATATTCCCTTTATTATCAGCCACAGAGCAATGGAGCTGCCATATGACTTGCACTCAGCACTTCTCTTGTGGTCTGTTCTGTTTCCCGCTCATTAATGTCCCTGTAGATTGTCAGCTTCACGGTTCAGCATGTGCCACTCAGTCATGTGGTTTGTCAGCACAATGATGGGAAATTCAGGCCCGGGCTCACTGATTGGTCAACTCCTGTGTCACATGTCTGATTTAGACTCGCtctgtaaataactcctctgctCTTTGTTTTCCAGGCTGCAGCTTTAGTGGAGGAGGAGACGAGAAGATATCGACCTACGAAGAACTACCTGAGTTATTTGCCCACCCCAGACTATTCCGCATTTGAGGTACAGACTTCTTTTAACTTCCTGGGGAGGAGTTTTGTGCTGCTCATCTGCTCCATTCACTCTCCTTTCTCTTTGCCCAACCAAGTGGACTTGCCTGCGTGAGACATTAGTGATGTAAGGGGAAGTTAAACCCAATGTATAATCTGTGGAGTCTGTTTTAGGGAAAATACTGGACCTAAAGGTGGCcagagacgcaaagatccgcttgtttggctacatcggcaaacgagcgaatctttccctgatatttcattaacgagcatggctatatcggggtaatctgaacgtatggccgaacgatccgattacaatGTGCAATTGGCTCTGAcgggatcggtcaggtcaaaatcaaacctgtccgatcaaccaaacgaccgatctccgccggaagaaagatgtcggcactctccatacacaatccgaaaatcgtacgaatcctcgattcatacaatatgatctgtgcgtctatggccatcttaagtcacTGTATAGAGACAATGCAGCCTCTCTATGTGGGACTGTGTGAGCTCAAAACTGGAGCTTCTCCATCACACCCGCGGCTTctatagtagagtcctgcagcgggccgggtacccgcaaaaaaagctgggaccctgtggaatgagggtaggcttttcaggtgcgggtatgtGGGGTCGCGGGTCTCCTGCTTTTCCTGCAGCTTTCCCTccattcattttccgaagtttcctcgtcaggcaacttcggaaaacgaattgtgccgagtgccatcccgctggtgatttacactttagccagcggggaggcagttcggagagattgtcgccccaaagaaaaggagatttgtcgccgggtgactaatctccctgaatctgaccatgtgcCCTGAGcctaaaaagtaacaaccaggaattaaaggggtggttcacctttaagttaactttttgtatgttctagaatggccaattctaagcaacgtttcaattggtcttcattatttattttttgtagtgttttaattatttaccctTTTCATCAGagtttttctagctttcaaatgggggtcactgaccccatctaaaaaacaaatgctctgtaaggctatacatttattgttattgttattgtttattactcatctttctattcaggcctctcctattcatattcctgtctcttattcaaatcaatgcatggttgctaggggaatgtagaccctagtaaccagatggctgaaattgtaaactggagagctgctaaatcaCTCAAACCCtacaatgataataaaaaataaacgattggaaatagtttcagaatatccctctctacatcatacaaacagttaatttaaagatgaacaaccccttttagcaaatgctgctttcaatagcaattgtttttacaaatagctttaatttataattaatgtatattgtaaagttgtttagaatcgtattttcttttcttaggcactttttttcttttgagggTGACTTAAAGTCATGAAAGATCAACTGTCCGTTTAACTAGTTGGTACTGTTGGTCAAGTTGCTCATAGTCCCCAACACACACAcccatatatatagtgaataaagtaccccctcttgtaaaatataaggatattattagttaccgaggagtttcatgaccatataaaagtacgaggccgaaggccgagtgtttttatacaggtcatggaactccgaggtaacttctaatatcctcatattttacaagagggggtactttatttattataatacacaaattttagttagtcatgtgacagaaatgacatcagaactcaccgtttataactgatgagatcactactcaccgtttataaggatataatttacaggatattcatggcttttgtgtattatatatctatatatctcttcTAGGAGCGTTTACATGCAACTCATTTCATTTCTTCACAGACTGAAATCATGAGGAACGAGTTTGAAAGACTTTCGGCGCGCCAGCCCCTTGAGCTTCTCAGCATGAAGAGGTGAGTggtgtctggttgctatgggttactggaccaaGCTGTGCAGTATCAGAACATGTCTGGGTCTGAAGGCCATGGCTGGAAACATTCTGAGCCTCTCTCCATTTCTAGGTATGAGTTACCGGCCCCCTCATCCGGCCAGAGGAATGACATCACGGCTTGGCAGGAATGTGTCAATAATTCGATGGCCCAACTGGAACACCAGGCCGTCAGAATAGAGAACTTGGAGCTCATGTCCCAGCACGGCTGCAACGCCTGGAAAGTCAATAACGAGTGAGTCTGAAATATGTTAATTAGTGTGTCTGTTTCACTTCTCATCCTGCTGTGATATCATGTGACCTCCCAGCACAATTCTTGGGCCACATGGGAATGGGATTTACCTGCAGTGATACAGTCTGTCAGTGAGCGGCTTCTTCCCACCCCTCCTGTGCTCCTTATAGCAGTAACGTGTATACAGTCTTCATGCTGGGGCTGCAGATATCTGGCCTGGGCCATCAATACTCAGGTCTGAGCCATCATTGCCAGGTACCCAGGTCTGGGCCCTCCTTCCCCCTGGGCTTGGGCCCTCCTTCCCCCTGGGCTTGGGCCCTCCTTCCCCCTGGGCTTGGGCCCTCCTTCCCCCTGGGCCTGGGCCTGGGCCCTCCTTCCCCCCGGGCCTGGTACTATTGCCTCTTAAACTCACATGCATTTTCTGTTCCCTCTTAGGAACCTGGTTCATATGA is a window from the Xenopus laevis strain J_2021 chromosome 6L, Xenopus_laevis_v10.1, whole genome shotgun sequence genome containing:
- the elp6.L gene encoding elongator complex protein 6 (The RefSeq protein has 1 substitution compared to this genomic sequence) yields the protein MFPELNSLLGVTTDTLTLGKFTLLCDSNTDGSFLVHHFLSYYLRAGCRVCFVALVQSFSHYNIVAQKLGVNLSSAKDEGQLVFLEGLKSYTDLLFGDKSEAEETNPLCFLRAGSDLRPLYSFVSAALAPSAGQPWKCPVLILDDLSVLLSLGVTSLQVLDFMHYCRATVCTQYKGNVLCLVHGAEESGDEENELVLRSLSHQSHLILQAEGLSTGFCKDVHGQLKIIRGAVSSGKRGKNQPEIYQYKIQDKHVAFFARGLSAAVL
- the bcas2.L gene encoding breast carcinoma amplified sequence 2 L homeolog, translated to MAGTSLVAGDVVVDALPYYDQGYDAPGVREAAAALVEEETRRYRPTKNYLSYLPTPDYSAFETEIMRNEFERLSARQPLELLSMKRYELPAPSSGQRNDITAWQECVNNSMAQLEHQAVRIENLELMSQHGCNAWKVNNENLVHMIDCAQKDLQKLRKKIQDLNWQRKNSQLTAGGRLREMESTWVSLVSKNYEIERAIVQMENEVYQLKEQSGENKENIQDY